Proteins co-encoded in one Pseudomonadota bacterium genomic window:
- the dnaN gene encoding DNA polymerase III subunit beta, whose amino-acid sequence MSLAINISREDFLAGLSPIQNVTGKKGTIAILSNVLIQSSTDALILTATDLEVGIRNTVPAEIISPGAITLPARKLFEIIRESNVETINLEELENNWVKIKANKTNYNLAGMPAEEFPTFPEYSEENIVAVESKIIKELIDKTIFSVAQEGENQFNLTGVLVEKKGNEDENFIRMISSDGHRLTLMETGIEGDVKNITIEKNTIIPRKGVLEIRKFCEANEKIKIGFEKKQAVVKTDNSLLIIRLMNGDFPDYNNIINVIDKENYFRIDKLSFLNSMKRMNLFTEDRFNAVKFDIHKKVLILSSQNMDIGNAKDEIDIEFTGDSFTLGFNGKYFVDTLQAMNSDEIIVYINSEESPCLLKAEEDPGFLSVIMPMKI is encoded by the coding sequence ATGTCTCTAGCTATTAATATCTCACGAGAAGATTTTCTTGCCGGCCTTTCTCCCATCCAAAACGTCACAGGGAAAAAAGGAACCATAGCTATCCTTTCAAATGTTCTTATTCAGAGTTCCACCGATGCGCTCATCCTCACAGCCACAGATCTTGAAGTAGGTATAAGAAACACTGTTCCGGCAGAAATAATTTCTCCCGGAGCCATTACCCTGCCGGCAAGAAAACTCTTTGAAATAATAAGAGAATCAAACGTAGAAACAATAAACCTCGAAGAATTAGAAAATAACTGGGTAAAAATAAAAGCCAATAAAACAAATTATAATCTTGCAGGAATGCCAGCGGAAGAATTCCCCACTTTTCCAGAATATTCAGAAGAAAACATTGTTGCCGTTGAAAGCAAAATAATTAAAGAACTTATTGATAAAACAATCTTTTCAGTAGCACAAGAAGGAGAAAATCAATTTAATTTAACTGGTGTTCTGGTAGAAAAGAAGGGAAATGAAGATGAGAATTTCATTAGAATGATATCTTCAGATGGTCACAGGTTGACGTTAATGGAAACAGGAATAGAGGGAGATGTAAAAAATATAACTATAGAAAAAAATACAATTATTCCAAGAAAGGGTGTTTTGGAAATAAGAAAATTTTGTGAGGCAAACGAGAAGATAAAAATAGGTTTTGAAAAAAAACAAGCTGTTGTAAAAACAGATAATTCTCTTTTGATAATCAGGTTAATGAATGGAGATTTTCCAGATTACAACAATATAATAAATGTAATTGATAAGGAAAACTATTTCAGGATAGACAAACTGTCTTTTCTCAATTCAATGAAAAGGATGAATCTCTTTACTGAAGACAGGTTTAATGCTGTTAAATTTGATATTCACAAAAAAGTTTTGATTCTTTCTTCACAAAATATGGATATTGGTAACGCTAAAGACGAAATTGATATAGAATTTACAGGAGACTCTTTCACTTTAGGGTTTAACGGAAAATATTTTGTTGATACTCTCCAAGCAATGAACAGCGATGAAATAATAGTATATATAAATTCCGAAGAAAGTCCCTGTCTTCTAAAAGCAGAAGAAGATCCTGGCTTCCTGAGTGTAATAATGCCCATGAAAATTTAA
- the gyrB gene encoding DNA topoisomerase (ATP-hydrolyzing) subunit B, which produces MSEETAYGAEQIKVLVGLEGVRKRPSMYIGNTAEEGLHHLVYEVVDNSIDEALAGHCSLIKVIIHKDNSVSVEDDGRGIPVDMHPTEKVSALELVMCTLHAGGKFDHSTYKVSGGLHGVGVSVVNALSEMTTAEIRRSGHVYTQTYKYGIKQGDVQKGETTNRTGTKITFKPDTGIFTETTEYKYETIQVRLRELAFLNKNVKITLKDERSGAEDEFHYEGGIVSFVEYLNRNRTTIHPAPIFISGEKDQIQVEIGFQYFDGYTERLFSFVNNISTKEGGTHVAGMRAALTKCINRYASDDIVPKNLREKMGGDDVREGLTCVVSVRVPNPQFEGQTKTKLGNSEVRSIVESLFNEKLSVYLEKNPQDARKILAKAVDAARAREAARRAKELTRKKGSGLDLLMAGKLAECQEKDPKKREIFLVEGDSAGGSAKQGRDRACQAILPLRGKIMNVEKARFDKILGSEEIKQIIAALGTGIGKDDFDPEHLRYHKIIIMTDADVDGAHIRTLLLTFFYRQMLPLVEGGYVYIGQPPLYRLGRGKKEIYFLDDEALNAHLFDLAKENLIIKIVEDNETIEGKDLVDNLRKLSGYMKIVQYLERQGFWEEIVTFLLERNVETADQFIEEHFVQSLKDALSKKKLVLGNIRPCRWKPSCYEFDAAIKGKAHMAITMGPQIPLINEYRTGLQVYPQISKFINKTFVVESKGSLIQVGSWQELLTTVRAEVLKGSSIQRYKGLGEMNPEQLWETTMKPENRVLLQVKIEDAAAADDIFTTLMGDKVEPRRDFIQTHALEVSSLDI; this is translated from the coding sequence GTGAGTGAAGAAACCGCATACGGTGCAGAACAGATAAAGGTATTAGTCGGCCTTGAAGGTGTACGAAAAAGACCATCCATGTATATAGGAAATACAGCGGAGGAAGGGCTGCATCATCTCGTTTATGAAGTTGTGGATAACAGCATTGACGAGGCCCTTGCCGGGCATTGCTCTTTAATAAAAGTAATAATACATAAAGATAACAGTGTCAGTGTAGAAGACGATGGACGAGGAATACCCGTTGATATGCATCCAACAGAAAAGGTTTCCGCCCTCGAACTGGTTATGTGCACCCTCCACGCCGGTGGAAAATTCGATCATTCGACATATAAGGTTTCCGGTGGATTGCATGGGGTCGGGGTGTCGGTGGTTAATGCCTTAAGTGAAATGACCACCGCCGAGATTCGCAGAAGCGGCCATGTTTATACGCAAACCTATAAGTATGGCATCAAGCAGGGAGATGTCCAGAAAGGCGAGACAACAAACAGAACCGGGACAAAAATTACCTTTAAGCCGGATACTGGTATTTTTACCGAAACCACCGAATACAAATACGAAACCATTCAGGTGCGCCTGAGAGAGCTTGCTTTTCTTAATAAGAACGTAAAAATAACCCTAAAAGACGAACGATCCGGCGCAGAAGATGAATTTCATTATGAAGGCGGGATTGTCTCCTTTGTGGAATATCTTAACAGAAACCGGACGACCATCCACCCAGCCCCTATTTTTATATCAGGAGAAAAAGATCAGATTCAGGTTGAGATAGGGTTTCAATACTTTGACGGATATACAGAAAGGCTTTTTTCTTTTGTAAACAATATTTCTACAAAGGAAGGCGGCACCCATGTCGCCGGAATGAGGGCAGCTCTGACGAAATGTATAAACAGATATGCAAGTGATGACATCGTCCCCAAAAATCTTCGAGAAAAAATGGGAGGCGACGATGTCAGGGAGGGGTTAACCTGCGTTGTTTCCGTCCGTGTTCCGAATCCCCAGTTTGAAGGGCAGACAAAGACCAAGCTGGGAAACAGCGAGGTTCGTTCCATTGTTGAGTCTCTTTTCAATGAAAAGCTTTCCGTTTACCTGGAAAAAAATCCCCAGGACGCTCGTAAAATCCTTGCCAAGGCAGTTGATGCGGCCAGAGCCCGCGAGGCGGCGAGAAGGGCAAAAGAGCTGACCCGGAAAAAAGGCTCCGGGCTTGACCTGCTCATGGCCGGAAAACTTGCCGAGTGCCAGGAAAAAGATCCCAAGAAAAGGGAAATTTTTCTTGTAGAGGGCGATTCGGCGGGAGGCAGTGCAAAACAGGGAAGAGATCGGGCCTGCCAGGCCATTCTTCCTTTGCGTGGTAAAATAATGAATGTTGAGAAAGCCAGGTTTGATAAAATTCTTGGCAGTGAGGAAATAAAACAGATAATAGCAGCCCTTGGCACCGGTATTGGAAAAGATGATTTTGATCCGGAACACCTGCGCTATCACAAAATTATTATAATGACCGATGCTGATGTTGACGGAGCGCACATTCGCACATTGCTTCTTACCTTCTTTTATCGGCAGATGCTGCCCCTGGTAGAAGGCGGTTACGTCTATATCGGTCAACCGCCGCTTTATCGTCTCGGTCGCGGCAAAAAAGAAATATATTTCTTAGATGACGAAGCTTTAAACGCGCATCTCTTTGACCTGGCAAAAGAAAACCTTATTATTAAGATTGTCGAAGACAATGAAACCATAGAAGGAAAGGATCTGGTTGACAACCTCAGAAAATTGTCCGGATATATGAAAATTGTTCAGTATCTTGAGAGGCAGGGTTTTTGGGAGGAAATTGTAACTTTTCTCCTTGAAAGGAACGTTGAAACCGCGGACCAGTTTATAGAGGAACACTTTGTTCAGTCTCTTAAGGATGCACTGTCCAAGAAAAAGCTTGTTCTTGGAAACATCAGGCCATGCCGCTGGAAACCCAGCTGTTATGAGTTTGATGCGGCGATTAAAGGCAAGGCCCATATGGCTATAACCATGGGACCCCAGATACCATTGATTAACGAATACAGGACCGGTCTTCAGGTTTACCCGCAGATAAGTAAATTCATTAATAAAACCTTTGTAGTCGAGTCAAAGGGTTCATTAATTCAGGTTGGAAGTTGGCAGGAACTTCTGACCACTGTTCGCGCCGAGGTGCTTAAAGGGTCATCGATTCAACGCTATAAGGGTCTTGGTGAAATGAACCCGGAACAGCTTTGGGAAACAACCATGAAACCCGAAAACAGGGTGTTGTTGCAGGTTAAAATTGAAGATGCCGCGGCAGCCGACGATATTTTTACCACCCTGATGGGAGATAAGGTAGAGCCCCGGCGTGATTTCATCCAGACCCACGCTCTGGAAGTATCTTCGCTGGATATTTAA
- the gyrA gene encoding DNA gyrase subunit A, with translation MVVETELPEMQTISIEKELKKSYLDYAMSVIIGRALPDIRDGLKPVHRRALFAMRELNNYHNRPHLKSARIVGDVIGKYHPHGDTAAYDTIVRMAQSFSLRYPLVDGQGNFGSVDGDSPAAMRYTEARMTKIDQEIIADLEKDTVDFIPTYDNSMLEPVVFPTKIPNLLVNGSSGIAVGMATNIPPHNLTEVMTGLIAMVDDPSMSVHMLMDIITGPDFPTGAYICGRAGIRQAYETGRGSIIQRSKIHTESNAKGREKIVVTELPYQQNKAYLVEKIAHLIKDKKIEAIAEIRDESDRQGMRIVLELKKDAIAEVVINQLYKQTPLQKSFGVILLSVVNNKPEVLNLKQILEHFILHRRTIVYRRTAFDLKKAEERAHILEGLKTAITNLDEVVELIKGSSSPLEARVGLMTRFELTEIQAQSILDMKLQRLTGLEREKILKEYGELMLLISRLREILGDEIEVMKIIREEFEQIREQYGDERRTEIIEAPDEILPEDMIPQEEMVITVSRDGFIKRNPVELYRSQRRGGKGVKGMNTTEEDFVNALYLASSHDTFLFFTNRGRVFWRKVYEIPLASRISRGKAIVNLLELGQEEAVAAILPVSTFEVEEGSEAHILMVTKMGVIKKTVLSEFRRPLRKGKIALTIREGDEIISAAITNGKNEILLVSHNGMSVKFNEEDVRTMGRTAAGVRGIRLGKDDRVVSVVVLDSDSSVLVVTENGYGKRTSVEEYRLQRRGGRGVIAIKASERNGKVIGALQVVDEDEIMLITDGGKIIRIDLQSVRVIGRNTQGVRLFNLGEGEKVVGLDRVAEAETHEEADGIEEENEEE, from the coding sequence ATGGTTGTAGAAACAGAACTACCTGAAATGCAAACAATTTCCATCGAGAAAGAATTAAAAAAGTCCTATCTCGATTACGCGATGAGTGTCATTATCGGTCGGGCTCTGCCAGACATTCGTGACGGATTAAAGCCGGTGCATCGGCGGGCGCTGTTTGCAATGCGCGAGCTTAATAATTACCACAACAGACCGCATCTTAAATCAGCAAGGATCGTCGGTGATGTTATCGGTAAGTATCATCCCCATGGAGACACGGCAGCCTATGACACCATCGTCAGGATGGCACAGAGTTTTTCTTTGCGCTATCCCCTGGTGGATGGACAGGGAAACTTCGGGTCCGTTGACGGCGATTCACCTGCGGCCATGCGGTATACCGAAGCCCGGATGACCAAGATAGATCAGGAAATCATCGCAGACCTTGAAAAGGATACCGTCGATTTTATACCCACCTATGACAATTCCATGCTTGAGCCGGTGGTTTTTCCCACCAAGATTCCCAACCTTCTGGTGAACGGCTCTTCCGGTATTGCTGTTGGTATGGCGACTAACATCCCGCCGCACAACCTCACCGAAGTAATGACTGGCCTGATTGCGATGGTTGACGACCCGAGCATGTCCGTGCACATGTTGATGGACATTATTACCGGGCCGGATTTCCCTACAGGCGCTTACATCTGTGGCCGGGCGGGAATAAGACAAGCCTATGAAACCGGGCGGGGTTCAATTATACAGCGCTCCAAGATCCACACGGAAAGCAATGCCAAGGGAAGAGAAAAAATTGTAGTCACAGAATTACCCTACCAACAGAACAAGGCATATCTTGTAGAAAAAATTGCCCATCTTATCAAAGATAAAAAAATAGAGGCTATTGCCGAAATCCGGGACGAATCGGATCGGCAAGGTATGCGGATTGTTCTGGAACTGAAAAAAGATGCTATTGCCGAGGTTGTGATCAACCAGCTTTATAAACAGACGCCGTTGCAGAAAAGTTTCGGGGTAATTCTTTTAAGCGTTGTAAATAATAAACCTGAGGTTCTGAATCTCAAACAGATTCTCGAACACTTCATCCTGCATCGCCGTACCATAGTCTATCGGCGCACCGCTTTTGATTTGAAAAAAGCTGAAGAACGGGCGCATATTCTGGAGGGTTTGAAGACCGCGATTACTAATCTTGATGAGGTTGTTGAACTCATCAAGGGCTCATCAAGCCCTCTGGAAGCAAGAGTCGGCCTCATGACCCGGTTTGAGTTAACCGAGATCCAGGCGCAGTCTATTCTGGACATGAAGCTCCAGCGGCTCACCGGTCTTGAACGGGAGAAGATTCTCAAAGAATATGGCGAGTTGATGCTGCTGATTTCAAGATTAAGGGAAATCCTCGGCGACGAAATTGAAGTTATGAAGATAATCAGGGAAGAATTTGAACAGATTCGTGAACAGTATGGCGATGAACGGCGAACCGAGATAATTGAGGCCCCGGATGAAATTCTTCCGGAGGACATGATTCCCCAGGAAGAAATGGTCATAACCGTATCCCGTGACGGGTTTATCAAGAGAAATCCTGTGGAATTGTACCGGTCGCAGCGAAGGGGCGGCAAGGGCGTTAAAGGGATGAACACCACAGAAGAGGATTTTGTAAATGCCCTGTATCTTGCATCATCCCATGATACATTTCTCTTTTTCACCAACCGTGGCAGGGTTTTCTGGAGAAAGGTCTATGAGATTCCCCTGGCCAGCCGGATCTCACGCGGCAAGGCGATAGTCAACCTTCTCGAGCTTGGACAAGAAGAAGCTGTGGCTGCAATTCTTCCGGTAAGCACCTTTGAGGTGGAAGAAGGCTCCGAAGCCCATATCTTGATGGTTACCAAGATGGGAGTGATTAAAAAGACTGTGCTTTCAGAATTCAGGAGGCCGCTCAGGAAAGGAAAAATTGCCCTTACCATCCGTGAGGGGGATGAAATAATTTCCGCAGCTATTACCAACGGAAAAAATGAAATCCTTCTGGTTTCCCATAATGGCATGTCCGTCAAGTTCAACGAAGAGGATGTGCGCACCATGGGACGCACTGCCGCCGGTGTCCGGGGAATCAGGCTTGGGAAAGATGACCGGGTTGTCAGTGTTGTTGTGCTTGATTCGGATTCATCTGTTCTGGTTGTTACGGAAAACGGCTACGGCAAGCGCACCTCAGTAGAAGAATACCGTCTGCAGAGAAGGGGGGGCCGGGGGGTCATTGCCATTAAGGCAAGTGAAAGAAACGGCAAGGTCATTGGCGCCCTGCAGGTGGTTGACGAAGACGAAATCATGTTAATCACTGATGGCGGCAAAATTATTCGAATCGATCTGCAGAGCGTCAGGGTGATCGGCAGAAACACCCAGGGCGTACGGCTCTTTAACCTGGGAGAAGGTGAAAAAGTTGTAGGTCTGGACCGTGTGGCCGAGGCGGAAACTCATGAAGAAGCAGACGGCATAGAAGAAGAAAACGAAGAGGAATAA
- a CDS encoding NAD(P)-dependent glycerol-3-phosphate dehydrogenase, producing MPLPSNSLDRVAVIGAGSWGTALAKHLSDQGRQVFLWAHKKEHVEAIKQTRENSAYLPGFPLNENLFPTDDIAEAVGKSKAIVMVVPSHVYREVFTQVVPYLLKDAFVISAAKGIENNTLLTMNQVMAEVLSDEKIDTVHLGVLAGPSFAKEVAQQIPTAVTVAAKTQEDALFFQKLFFSERFRVYGGTDIIGTELGGALKNIVAIAAGICDGLKFGTNTRAALITRGLAEITRLGVKMGAQPLTFSGLAGMGDLVLTCTGDLSRNRYVGLKLGQGRKINEIIDEMKMVAEGVKTTASAKALAEREGVDMPILDQVYGVLYKDKPCNEAVHALLTRDQKDEIDSTHS from the coding sequence ATGCCTTTGCCCTCAAATTCTTTGGACCGTGTAGCCGTTATTGGCGCCGGAAGCTGGGGGACGGCTCTTGCAAAGCATCTCAGCGACCAAGGCAGACAGGTTTTTTTGTGGGCTCACAAAAAAGAGCATGTTGAAGCCATCAAACAAACCCGGGAGAACAGTGCTTACCTCCCGGGTTTTCCGTTAAATGAAAACCTTTTCCCCACAGACGATATTGCTGAAGCAGTTGGCAAAAGCAAGGCAATTGTCATGGTTGTGCCATCCCATGTCTACCGGGAGGTGTTTACTCAGGTTGTCCCTTATCTGCTAAAGGACGCCTTTGTCATCTCCGCTGCCAAAGGCATTGAAAACAACACCCTGCTGACCATGAATCAGGTGATGGCGGAAGTTCTTTCCGATGAGAAGATTGACACTGTACATCTCGGCGTGCTGGCCGGGCCGAGCTTTGCAAAGGAAGTGGCGCAACAGATTCCCACTGCAGTCACCGTAGCAGCCAAAACTCAGGAAGACGCCCTGTTTTTCCAGAAACTTTTTTTCTCTGAGAGGTTTCGGGTTTATGGCGGTACCGATATTATTGGAACGGAGCTTGGCGGGGCGCTTAAAAATATTGTGGCGATTGCTGCGGGAATTTGTGACGGCTTGAAGTTCGGCACCAATACCAGGGCAGCGCTCATAACCCGCGGATTGGCGGAAATTACCCGTCTCGGAGTCAAGATGGGTGCCCAACCCCTCACCTTTTCCGGTCTTGCAGGAATGGGCGATCTGGTACTTACCTGCACAGGAGACCTCAGCAGGAATCGCTATGTGGGTTTAAAGCTTGGACAGGGCAGAAAAATAAATGAGATTATTGATGAGATGAAGATGGTTGCCGAGGGTGTTAAGACCACGGCATCTGCCAAGGCGCTGGCCGAGAGAGAAGGTGTGGATATGCCGATTCTTGACCAGGTCTATGGGGTACTCTATAAAGACAAGCCCTGCAATGAAGCGGTTCACGCCCTGTTGACCCGCGATCAGAAGGACGAGATCGATTCTACCCACTCATAG
- the ald gene encoding alanine dehydrogenase, with amino-acid sequence MIIGIPKEIKDKEFRVAMVPAGVKTLVSFGHTVLIEKTAGEGSAIPDAEYMLAGAELVDTAAEVFGRAEIIVKVKEPLACEYPLLRKNQILYTYLHLAPLPELTDALVQQKVIGIGYETVQLDNGYLPLLAPMSEVAGRMSIQVGTRYLEKESGGRGVLLGGVPGVEHGHVTIIGGGTVGSNAARVASALGATVTILDTNLHRLAYLEDIFAGRINTLMSNIHNIEQELTITDLVIGAVLVPGGRAPNVICREMLSLMKKGSVIVDVAIDQGGSVETSRPTTHSDPIFVVDGIIHYGVTNMPGAVPRTSTFALTNATLPFALEIANKGLTKALRENKALARGVNVYKGKLVNKEVAEAQGKQLEVLKL; translated from the coding sequence ATGATCATCGGTATTCCAAAAGAGATTAAAGACAAGGAATTTCGTGTGGCAATGGTTCCGGCCGGCGTCAAAACCCTCGTATCGTTTGGCCACACGGTACTCATTGAAAAAACCGCCGGTGAGGGAAGCGCCATTCCGGACGCTGAATATATGCTTGCCGGGGCGGAACTTGTTGATACGGCAGCAGAAGTCTTTGGCCGGGCGGAGATAATCGTCAAGGTCAAGGAACCCCTGGCCTGCGAATACCCCCTCCTTCGAAAAAACCAGATTCTCTATACCTACCTTCACCTGGCGCCGCTTCCGGAACTCACCGATGCCCTCGTTCAGCAGAAAGTCATCGGCATAGGTTATGAAACCGTGCAACTTGATAACGGCTATCTGCCGCTGCTGGCGCCGATGAGTGAAGTTGCCGGGCGAATGTCAATTCAGGTTGGCACCCGCTATCTTGAAAAAGAATCCGGCGGCAGGGGCGTGCTTCTCGGCGGCGTTCCCGGTGTCGAGCATGGTCATGTAACAATTATCGGCGGCGGCACCGTTGGCAGCAACGCAGCACGGGTGGCTTCAGCCTTGGGGGCGACGGTTACAATCCTCGATACTAATCTTCATCGCCTGGCCTATCTGGAGGATATCTTTGCCGGGCGCATCAACACCCTGATGTCCAATATCCATAACATTGAACAAGAGCTTACAATTACAGACCTTGTGATCGGCGCCGTTCTGGTCCCCGGCGGCCGGGCGCCAAATGTCATTTGCCGGGAGATGCTGTCACTGATGAAAAAGGGGTCGGTGATCGTTGATGTGGCAATTGACCAGGGAGGCTCAGTTGAAACATCGAGACCCACTACCCATTCCGACCCCATATTTGTGGTTGACGGGATTATTCATTACGGCGTCACCAATATGCCAGGCGCTGTGCCAAGAACATCCACCTTTGCCCTGACCAACGCCACCCTGCCTTTTGCCCTTGAAATAGCCAATAAGGGACTTACGAAAGCACTCAGAGAAAACAAAGCGCTTGCCAGAGGAGTAAATGTCTATAAAGGAAAACTGGTGAACAAAGAGGTGGCCGAAGCCCAGGGGAAACAACTTGAAGTTCTTAAACTATGA